TCAAGAAGTCCACTTTTCCCCAAAAGATCGATCATGCATGCATAGTGTtctgctttgggttcaatctgatAGCCCATTTTCATTTCTTTAAAATACCGACGCCCTTCTGAAACCAACCCACTATGACTGCATGCAGAAAGTAGCCCAAGGAATGTGATCTCATCAGGCAGAATACCTGTTCCTTTCAACTGCTCAAAGAGATGAAGGACTTCTTCAGACTGACCGTGCACAGCATGGGCCATGACCATCGAATTCCAACTCACTACATTTCTCTCTCCCATCTCAGCAAATAACCTTGATGCTGCATCCAAATCTCCACATTTTGCATACATATCAATGAATGCATTGCATAAATTTACGGTAAGTACAGCCTTGCCACTGACAATGTAGTTATCATATATCCACCTACCAAGATCCAGGCAACCCAACTGAGCACACGCCGGAAGCACACTCACAAGGGTAGCGTTAATCGGCTCAACATTTTCTTCAATCATCTTTTTAAACAACCTCACTGCTTCCTCAGGCTGATTTGCCTGCGAGTAAGCAGCGATGATGCAACTCCAAGAAACTGCGTTCCTCCTAGGCATATCCTCAAACAGCTGAGCTGCACTCTCCAGGTGACCACACTTTGCATAAACGTTAACCATGGTCGTCCAGGAGTACACATCCTTGGCCGCCATGCCGTTGAAAACCTCCCTGGCAGAGGGCACGCACCCGAATTTCCCAAACATGTCGATCAGCGCATTCGCCAAGCTAACACTTCCACCCACACCACCCTCTGCAACATAACTATGCACCCTCCTTCCCAGCGCTAGCAGTCCCATCTGCCCAATCGCCGACAGCGCCGCAACCAGCGTCACCTCATTCGGCTGCTGGCCCCCGGCCACCACCATCCTGCAAAACACGTGCCAGGCATCGTCAGCCATCCCTCTCCGCGCGTACCCGTCCACCATGGTCGTCCAGGAGACGACGTCCCTCTCGGACATTTCGTCGAACACCCTCCGCGCACGCGCCAACGACCCGTGGTCCGCGTAGAGGTGCACCAGCGCGTTCCCGACGAGCACGCTCCGGCCGACGAACCCCCACTTGAGGGCGACGCAGTGGACGCCCTCCCCGCCCGCGGACGACGGCCCGTGCTCGGCGGCCGCGGCGGCCTTGAGCGCGAAGACGAGCGTGCGCGCGTCGGCGGGGAGGGCTTGGCGGACCACGCGGCGGAAGAGCGCGAGGGCGCGGCGCGGGAGGCGGGCGCGGAGGAAGGCGCGCATCATGGTGGCGAGCATGTAGGCGTTAGGGCCGGGGGCGGGGGCGCGGGCGAGGATGGCGGCGGCGTGGCCGACGCGGGGCGGCGTGGAGAGGGCGCAGAAGGCGAGGAGGCGGGACGCCGGGAAGCGGCCCGCGGCGAGGCCGGAGACGGTGAGCAGCGCGTGCAGCTGGAGGAAGCGCGGGAAGGAGGCGCAGGACTCGAGAAGGGCGAGCAGCGGGTGGGTCACCACCAGGTTGCGGTTCGTGTTCCAcgccggccggggcggcggcgccgcCCCTGTGCCCGGGGAAGGCGGAGGAGGCCGCGCGGGCGGAGCGTGGTGGGGCATCACGGCCTCGCGGGAGCCCGAAGTTTTTTGTGGGTTTCgccggcggtggggaagaggcCGTCGCCGGAGCTACCTCGGCGGGTGGGTGGGCgaggttgagtaggggaggggagGAGACGCCATTTTGGGGAGCGGTACAACGGCGGGAGTCGCCGCGACCTCCTTGCGAGGGGAGACGGTTATGGGCTTCAATTCCAATTCTAGCTCAAGCTGGAAATGGAATTCCAATTTAGGTGGAAATGGGCTTCAGTTCAGCTGGAATTCCAATCTAGCTCAGCTCTCCTTTTTTTCAGCTGGAAATGGGCTTCAATTCCAATATAGCTCCAAACAGCAGCCTCCCCTTCTTGTATTGGTTACCAACTCTATTTTTGCGAAGAAGTGTGGttagatggttagagggacagtggtatgcTCAGCCTACGAGGGTTCAAGTCTGGATTTTCGGCGatgtgctttcagtgggaggagatgtttctGTCGACGACATggcgcctacgatgacttcgtaaatttcaatatgacatgccgactcagtctctcggaggtgctcatagggatagggtgtgcgtgtgtgcgttcataggggtaagtgtatctatgagcgcttgcgtctgtactgatgctcaaaaagaAGTGATTACCGACTTGCTGTTATGCCCAAAAGAAATCACTGCTTGTTGCTGCGGTAGCCCTTAAATAATCACATTATGCCCAAAAGAAATCACTACTTGTTGCTGCGGTAGCCCTTAAATAATCACAGTACATGCTGCTTTTTCTCAACAGCAACAAAAGAACAGATATTGTAGTAGTATTTGGTTTGTGTAACAGACTATACAACACACTGGCCTTGTCTCAGCCTTCCCTTCAAACAGGAGCGGAGCACGACGTCGCACCATTGTGCAAGCCCTGGATAGGCACCACCATCACCAAGCAGCAAAACATATGACACATACAGATTGCAAGCAATGCTGAAAGGAAGTTTTTGCTTGGAACCAGCTGCTCAGGAGTTTATCATTGCAAGTGTTTAGACACAGCACATGACCAAACAGATACAAACATAGGTCTCGAGCAAATGCTGAAAGATGCATGTGCTTGATAGAACCGTTTACTGAGGAATTAGCACCAGGACGGTCCTGGAATTTGGTGCCTGACAGTACAGCTTCAGGGCACTTCAGCACTGATAATGTATCATGGGAGCAAATCatcaacaagaaacaaaattcagcGGATCACGGTTCTCATACCCTGAGTTACAAAAACACATGTATCATGGGAATTGCGGTGGCAAAACTTATTTATTGTGAATGCGACCTCCTCCCGAAGGCCACAATTAGCTTCTGCAGCTCTTCAGCACTGATAAACTGCTGAATGCTGGTCTACAAGCTGTGGAGAAGCATTTTAGAACACTGCTTCTCCAGCAAATCCATGGCACGTATCATTTTGCCCCCGGCTTTTGGTTATCAGTACCTGCGTCTTTTCCGGACACAGCGGCCGTCGCTGCGGCTGTCATGGCTGCAGCCGCCGCGCCAACCTTCACGCCGCCTGCAGCTTTCATCGCCCCGGCGATCTTTGCGAATGCAGCTACACCGCCTACTAGGGCAGCACGCAGGGCTACCATTGGCCTAATCTCCATGGTATGTTCCTGGAGCAGTTAATGCAGAAATGAGCGATTTCAGCACAGCTAAATGCAACCAAATTGCGCTTGTAAAAGGCATTCCAAGGAAGTTAGATGTGACTGTATTTTCATTCTGTTACACAGGTAAAAGAACAGAAATGATTGTACAGTCTACATGGTGTACACTTTCAGTTACAATGTCATTTCTCTGTATGTCATTTATGTGGTTTTAGCATAGAAAAGGTA
The sequence above is drawn from the Triticum aestivum cultivar Chinese Spring chromosome 7A, IWGSC CS RefSeq v2.1, whole genome shotgun sequence genome and encodes:
- the LOC123148178 gene encoding pentatricopeptide repeat-containing protein At2g22410, mitochondrial, with protein sequence MPHHAPPARPPPPSPGTGAAPPPRPAWNTNRNLVVTHPLLALLESCASFPRFLQLHALLTVSGLAAGRFPASRLLAFCALSTPPRVGHAAAILARAPAPGPNAYMLATMMRAFLRARLPRRALALFRRVVRQALPADARTLVFALKAAAAAEHGPSSAGGEGVHCVALKWGFVGRSVLVGNALVHLYADHGSLARARRVFDEMSERDVVSWTTMVDGYARRGMADDAWHVFCRMVVAGGQQPNEVTLVAALSAIGQMGLLALGRRVHSYVAEGGVGGSVSLANALIDMFGKFGCVPSAREVFNGMAAKDVYSWTTMVNVYAKCGHLESAAQLFEDMPRRNAVSWSCIIAAYSQANQPEEAVRLFKKMIEENVEPINATLVSVLPACAQLGCLDLGRWIYDNYIVSGKAVLTVNLCNAFIDMYAKCGDLDAASRLFAEMGERNVVSWNSMVMAHAVHGQSEEVLHLFEQLKGTGILPDEITFLGLLSACSHSGLVSEGRRYFKEMKMGYQIEPKAEHYACMIDLLGKSGLLEEALEVANGMPMEAGEAGWGALLNACRVQGNVEIGECAADKLVKLDPLDSGIYVLMCQIYANKSKWDQVKMLRMLMRDRGVKKNPGYSSIEVDGKFHEFLVADVSHVQSEDIYAALNNIYFHLKLEGYVPLT